A section of the Bryobacteraceae bacterium genome encodes:
- a CDS encoding 2-oxoglutarate translocator: MAAEDKGLGRAWAGMAILAAIFLGFVFLAPRPEQLTPGAWRLAGLFLATVAGLILQPVPGGAVVLFAITIAPLLTPLKLADALGGYADPTVWLVMAAFFIARALINTGLARRIALLFVRAFGRSTLGVCYALGLSDMVLAGIIPSNAARSGGVILPIARSIAGIYGSEPGATARRVGAYLMAAVYQSICVTAAMFFTGQASNPLAAQMAGTFGYPVTWASWLAAACVPGLCSLALVPWVVSRIYPPEIRQTPEAAEFARAELEKMGSMSRDEKILLAVFVSVCGAWATSSWTGLDITVAALAGSAALLLARILSWQDVCGERAAWDIFIWYGGLLRLGKALHEQHVTEAFARKFGGMLAALDWFALLVAALVVFYYAHYLFASITAHLLALYAPFLALLAAKGAPLGLVVFSFACFANLSAGLTNYGTTPSPMYFAQGYVPLKDWWRVGFLVSLCHLAVWGTVGFAWWKLLGLW, from the coding sequence ATGGCTGCTGAGGACAAGGGGCTGGGCCGGGCGTGGGCCGGGATGGCGATTCTGGCCGCCATCTTTCTGGGATTCGTGTTTCTGGCGCCGCGGCCGGAGCAGCTCACGCCGGGCGCCTGGCGCCTGGCCGGGCTGTTTCTGGCCACGGTGGCGGGGCTGATTCTCCAGCCCGTGCCCGGCGGCGCGGTGGTGCTGTTCGCCATCACGATTGCCCCGCTGCTGACGCCGCTGAAACTGGCGGACGCGCTCGGCGGCTATGCCGATCCGACGGTGTGGCTGGTGATGGCGGCGTTTTTCATCGCGCGGGCGCTGATCAACACGGGCCTCGCGCGGCGGATTGCGCTCCTCTTCGTCCGGGCCTTTGGCCGCAGCACGCTCGGGGTCTGCTATGCGCTGGGGCTGTCGGACATGGTGCTGGCGGGGATCATTCCATCGAACGCGGCGCGCTCCGGCGGCGTGATCCTGCCGATTGCGCGCTCCATCGCCGGCATTTACGGCTCCGAGCCCGGGGCGACGGCCCGGCGCGTGGGGGCCTATCTGATGGCCGCCGTCTACCAGTCGATCTGCGTCACCGCGGCGATGTTTTTCACCGGCCAGGCGAGCAACCCGCTGGCGGCGCAGATGGCGGGCACGTTCGGTTATCCGGTGACATGGGCGAGCTGGCTGGCGGCGGCCTGCGTTCCCGGGTTGTGCTCGCTGGCGCTCGTGCCGTGGGTCGTGTCCAGAATCTATCCGCCGGAGATCCGCCAGACGCCGGAGGCGGCGGAGTTTGCGCGCGCGGAACTCGAAAAGATGGGTTCGATGTCGCGCGACGAAAAGATCCTGCTGGCGGTGTTTGTTTCCGTGTGCGGCGCCTGGGCGACGTCATCGTGGACGGGGCTGGACATCACCGTGGCGGCGCTGGCCGGAAGCGCCGCGCTGCTGCTGGCGCGCATTCTGTCCTGGCAGGACGTCTGCGGCGAGCGCGCCGCCTGGGACATCTTCATCTGGTACGGCGGGCTGTTGCGGTTGGGCAAGGCGCTGCATGAGCAGCACGTAACCGAAGCGTTCGCCCGGAAATTCGGCGGAATGCTGGCGGCGCTGGACTGGTTCGCGCTGCTGGTGGCGGCGCTGGTGGTCTTCTATTATGCGCACTATCTGTTTGCGAGCATCACCGCGCACCTGCTGGCGCTGTATGCGCCGTTTCTGGCGCTGCTGGCGGCCAAGGGCGCGCCGCTGGGGCTGGTGGTTTTCAGTTTCGCCTGTTTCGCCAACCTGAGCGCGGGGCTCACCAACTACGGCACCACGCCTTCGCCGATGTACTTCGCGCAGGGCTACGTGCCGCTGAAGGACTGGTGGCGCGTGGGATTCCTGGTCTCGCTGTGCCACCTCGCGGTGTGGGGCACGGTGGGCTTCGCCTGGTGGAAGCTGCTGGGGCTGTGGTAA
- a CDS encoding glycosyl transferase: MLALSLAPSAASRWARILTDDTFAGIHQLDWFDWALLIPYFLMLGTLAIYGAHRFVTIIRYLRVRGRIPREPRQRFAELPRVTIQLPLFNERNVVDQLLDSVLKIRYPRELLEIQVLDDSTDDTHPYTEALVARLRAQGHPIEYIHRTNRTGFKAGALQEGMKRARGEFLAIFDADFIPPEDFLEKTIHFFADPQVGLVQTRWTYINRHQNLLTEVQALMLDGHFALEHVARWGTGLFFNFNGTAGILRRQMIEDAGGWEHDTLTEDSDLSYRAQLRGWKFVYLPWIECPSELPVDTYGFQVQQQRWAKGLTQVALKLLPRILRSKEIGWREKLEAWFHLTPNISYPMMVCVSALMLPVMIVRFYIGWQQLLMVDVPLIICSFWSVVSFYLLAEKELYPDRWKRAVLILPFLLAMGVALTISNTKAVLEALLGKQSSFVRTPKYAPKASGGQVAVVYRRKSGWLPFAEIAMGFFFLGMVAYCIEVMNFFALPFLMIFVSGYFWAGISTLWQEHQARLRFERAARKVEVEAVS, translated from the coding sequence ATGCTGGCCTTATCGCTGGCGCCGTCGGCGGCGAGCCGCTGGGCGAGAATCCTCACCGATGACACCTTCGCCGGCATCCACCAGCTTGACTGGTTCGACTGGGCACTGCTCATCCCCTACTTCCTGATGCTCGGCACGCTCGCCATTTACGGCGCGCACCGGTTCGTCACCATCATCCGCTACCTCCGCGTGCGCGGCCGCATCCCGCGCGAGCCCCGGCAGCGCTTCGCCGAGCTCCCTCGCGTCACCATCCAGCTTCCGCTCTTCAACGAACGCAACGTCGTCGACCAGCTCCTCGACAGCGTACTGAAGATCCGCTATCCGCGCGAGCTGCTTGAGATCCAGGTCCTGGACGACTCCACCGACGATACTCACCCTTACACGGAAGCACTCGTCGCCCGGCTGCGCGCCCAGGGCCACCCGATCGAATACATCCACCGCACCAACCGGACCGGCTTCAAGGCGGGCGCTCTTCAGGAAGGGATGAAACGCGCCAGGGGCGAATTCCTCGCCATTTTCGACGCCGATTTCATCCCGCCCGAGGATTTTCTCGAAAAAACCATTCATTTCTTTGCCGACCCTCAGGTCGGGCTCGTGCAGACGCGCTGGACGTATATCAACCGCCACCAAAACCTGCTCACCGAGGTGCAGGCGCTGATGCTGGACGGCCATTTCGCCCTCGAGCACGTCGCCCGCTGGGGCACGGGACTCTTCTTCAACTTCAACGGCACCGCCGGCATCCTGCGGCGTCAGATGATCGAGGACGCCGGCGGCTGGGAACACGACACGCTCACCGAGGACAGCGACCTCAGCTACCGCGCGCAGCTCAGGGGATGGAAATTCGTCTACCTGCCGTGGATCGAATGCCCGTCCGAGCTGCCGGTGGACACCTACGGGTTCCAGGTGCAGCAGCAGCGTTGGGCCAAGGGCCTGACGCAGGTCGCTCTGAAGCTGCTGCCCCGCATCCTGCGCTCGAAGGAGATCGGCTGGCGCGAAAAGCTCGAGGCGTGGTTCCACCTGACGCCGAACATCAGCTACCCGATGATGGTGTGCGTGTCCGCGCTGATGCTGCCGGTGATGATCGTCCGCTTTTACATCGGCTGGCAGCAGCTCCTGATGGTGGACGTGCCGCTCATCATCTGCTCCTTCTGGAGCGTCGTTTCGTTCTACCTGCTGGCCGAAAAAGAGCTCTATCCGGACCGCTGGAAGCGCGCCGTCCTGATTCTGCCCTTCCTGCTGGCGATGGGCGTGGCGCTGACGATCTCGAACACGAAGGCCGTGCTGGAAGCGCTGCTCGGCAAACAGTCGAGCTTCGTGCGCACGCCGAAATATGCGCCCAAGGCGAGCGGGGGCCAGGTGGCGGTCGTCTACCGGCGCAAGTCCGGCTGGCTGCCGTTTGCCGAGATCGCCATGGGCTTCTTCTTCCTCGGCATGGTGGCCTACTGCATTGAGGTGATGAATTTCTTCGCCCTGCCGTTCCTGATGATTTTTGTCTCCGGCTATTTCTGGGCCGGCATTTCGACGCTCTGGCAGGAACATCAGGCGCGGCTGCGCTTCGAGCGCGCGGCGCGGAAAGTGGAGGTCGAGGCCGTCAGCTAG
- the hrcA gene encoding heat-inducible transcription repressor HrcA, which yields MEQVLSQRSVEILHAIVQTYVETGEPVASRTIARRRKDQLSPATIRNIMSDLAEMGYLEQPYTSAGRVPTAKAFEHYAASVAAALRRVPASERLRQELAPCTTPDECVQQVSHLLTSLTRNVGIAAAIPASAQTLDQIDLIRLPDRRILMIVITRDGLVHNQVAQLPEPVTQDELQSIRNYVNQHFSGWALRDIRAELDRLVLEERTAYDLLLRRLQLLHARGLLSFELPPRIYMEGASNLLGLDLHITRERLRELFRALEEKQKLIELLDQFLDARQTGLQVRIGLGEAHAALRDFALIGMTVEGPGGLETRLAVLGPMRMNYPRVMSAVVQMRSLLESLPQ from the coding sequence ATGGAGCAGGTTCTCAGCCAGCGGTCGGTGGAAATCCTGCACGCCATCGTCCAGACCTATGTCGAGACGGGCGAGCCGGTGGCTTCGCGCACGATCGCGCGGCGGCGGAAGGACCAGCTCAGCCCGGCCACGATCCGCAACATCATGTCGGACCTGGCCGAGATGGGTTATCTCGAACAGCCTTACACCTCGGCGGGCCGCGTTCCAACGGCCAAGGCGTTTGAACATTATGCGGCCAGCGTGGCCGCGGCGCTGCGCCGGGTACCGGCCAGCGAGCGGCTGCGTCAGGAGCTCGCTCCGTGCACGACGCCGGATGAATGCGTGCAGCAGGTCTCCCACCTGTTGACGTCGCTGACGCGCAACGTGGGCATCGCCGCCGCCATCCCGGCCTCGGCGCAGACGCTGGACCAGATCGACCTCATCCGGCTGCCGGACCGGCGCATTCTGATGATCGTGATCACCCGCGACGGACTGGTGCACAACCAGGTGGCCCAGCTTCCGGAGCCGGTGACACAGGACGAACTCCAGTCGATCCGCAATTACGTCAACCAGCACTTCTCCGGATGGGCGCTGCGCGACATCCGGGCCGAGCTCGACCGGCTGGTGCTGGAAGAACGCACCGCCTATGACCTGCTGCTACGGCGGCTGCAACTGCTGCACGCGCGCGGGTTGCTGTCGTTCGAGCTGCCCCCGCGGATCTACATGGAAGGCGCGTCGAACCTGCTGGGCCTGGACCTGCACATCACGCGGGAACGGCTCCGCGAACTGTTCCGGGCGCTCGAGGAGAAGCAGAAGCTGATCGAGCTGCTCGATCAGTTCCTGGACGCGCGGCAGACCGGGCTGCAGGTGCGGATCGGGCTGGGCGAGGCGCATGCTGCGCTTCGCGATTTCGCGCTGATCGGAATGACCGTGGAAGGCCCCGGGGGTCTGGAAACGCGGCTGGCGGTTCTGGGCCCGATGCGGATGAACTATCCACGCGTGATGTCGGCGGTGGTGCAGATGCGGTCTCTGCTGGAAAGCCTGCCGCAATAG